The Schistocerca piceifrons isolate TAMUIC-IGC-003096 chromosome 5, iqSchPice1.1, whole genome shotgun sequence DNA segment TctctgaaaaaataaattttttaacattgaatgcatacagatttaaatgttaggaagtcttttttcaTTGTACCATGCTGTATTTCTTTAGCGTGCAGTCTTATATATAAGTGACTGTACGCCTGTGACATACAATTTAGACAGGTGAGAATAGGTTTAAATTATGGCGCTTCAGAAAAGTGCTGAAGATTACATGCGTAAATCGAATAACTTTTGAGTATTTTCTGAACTAaattggggaaaaaaaagaaatttattgtataACTGCCTGAAAGAAGGTATCAATTGATATGAAACATATTGATGCATCACAGTCAGTTTGGTCGATGGGAGTATGGGGGATAATAAATGTACAGCAagaccaaggtttgaatacagtaagcaagtacAAATGGGCGTAGGATATTTGTCTGTGTAATCGCGCACGGATGAACAAGAGTCGTACAGGGAACACCAATgtggagaactacatcaaaccaatcttcagtgGAGATCCTAGAAACAAGCTCTTGGACTAAAATCGGCACAACTACAATAACGACCTCATGAATTACTTCAGCTAACGCAATTTTGAAAGCTATGTCCCGAAAGTTTCTGTTAACCTTGCAAACGCTGTTTGACGACAATGTATGACAAATCCCATATAATTTTtataatgatgagatacaagaatgctaagtaattaaataaataaataaagtggctTTTGACTATTGTGGCAGACATGCACTGACACTACAGTGATCCAGTACGATGTTTCCACAGGCTAGTTGGCTAGGGGTGTGGTGATTATGGGTGATGTACCACATACTATTACAAAGACTTCCTAAAATTCAACTATAAATTCAAAACACAGAGGCTTCGTTGCCTGTGGAGTCGCGGCATTCGTacgtattttgttttttaaatggtttATCTTTGCATTATAAAACCTGGAAGTAAGTTGTTGGAATATCTTCAAGTCTTCACCCGTGTAGCGTAAAGTTCCTTGCAGTCCAGCTGCGTGCGTGTTGTGATTATATGTTTATGTGTATATGAATGTAAATAGGGGATTGAAGTGTGGAAGATATGGAATCAGATATATTTAGGAGTGCTGTGACAAGCGTGTTAAATAACTGGACTGCATTGCAGGTAGTTAGAAAATTAGTTTCTGTctatttctaaataattttgtgttatttctaGTTGCACTAAAACCACGCAGTGATAAGATAGCTGGTGTCTACTTTTTTGAATCACTGACAAAATTCTGCTGTATCATTGCTAATGCGTTGCTGTTGTAAATGCAGGGGTGACAGTGAAGTAATAACGCCTAACTTCTCACATGAAACATACTGCAGCTGTCAGGCTGAAAGACGCTTTAAGAAACGTTAAATTCTTTGACGTAAGTTTTTATTTACAGCTTGCCGTGGAGCATGGAATGGGGACACGTGAAACGGCACAAAGTTTGGTGGACTATGTAATAGAAACCTTTGTTGCCAACGGTAAGTGTACAATATCACAATAATAAAAAAGATGATTGTATAATTTATTAATATCTATTTTGGTGTTTCTTCTGGTGTCATAGTTGCCCCGTGATCGTGTATATACTGATCAAAAGTATGCTTTATGTGGGACACACAGCCTCCACTCTTCTTgctcgaggggactgatgacctcagatgttaagtcccatagtgctcaaagccatttgaaacatttttcttcttGCTCTGAATATCTTTTTGACGATTAGGTTCATATGAAGACTTGGGTGTTGTCTTAGTTTGCAGAATTTCACTCACCATTCTATACTTGTGACCAACTCTGCGTACACCATTGACGAGTTGGTAAGAGTTGAATTTTGCTCCGTCATCTAGACAGAACCATTCGGTTTATGTATATGGAAATTAGATAGCTTTAAGTTTTCTTCAATCTGATTTGAAGTGAGCAATTGAGAACAATGGGAAAatcaaaaaacactgaaaacaaacctaATTAGCCACCTTGATGAGGTAGATAGGCCCTAAATCTATGGGTTGAAGAGTTGACAATTTCTGTAACCTGTATTGCAAGTAGCAAATGTAAACAAGGCTATTTTCGTATGATACAGAACTAGTTATCTGTGACAAATGTACATGGTCACGTAGATACTAAACTAGCAATATGACACACATGTGTTTGATGTAATTCACGAGGCAGCAACATAATGTTACTTGCTTTGTTGTTGCTTCACTTGGTGAATTTTGTTTCACATTTCTTACTATTGTCCTTCATGATGGGCtcttttgaatgtaaagaatgaataATGTTGAAAACCTTGTTGTTGGGAAGGAAATGTGGTTACTGAGAGAGGTATGGTCTATTCATAAAGTGGTGCATTCAGTCTACTTCTTTTTAAGTTATTCTACTGTAAATTAGCTctaaaattttgtagatgttaatgtAACAAGTTTAAGGTGTGGCATCACATAGTCACTAGAAGGAGCTGTAATGTTTATTTGCGAATAACAGCAGCTTTTGATGGCCTTGTGAGGCCATTTTGTAACACTCAAGTGGTACAGTGGTTGGAGACAAAGTAGATGGAATGGTTGAGTCGGATCCAACCCAAtctatctgtgatgaggtgtgtgTGGAtataggagaggaggaggaggaggaggttagagtttaatgtcctgccaacaatgaggtcattatgggtggagcacaagctcagattagagaatgatgggaaagaaaattggccttgtccattcaaaggaaccatcctggcatttgcctgaagtgatttggggaaatcacggaaaacatgacTCAGGATGACTGGATTcgggtttgaaccaccgtccttctgaatgcaagtccagtgtgctaaccactactccACCTCACTCATTGTGGATATAGGTGCACAGTATGTAGGCCCTAATATGATTGAATAATAAAATTTACTGATTGTTTGTTACATGAGAGAAATCCTTTTTGTAGGCATAACATAAAATCATCAACCCTTAGTGGTCATCAAAGCACCTACACAAAGTGAAACACAATTCCTGTTTTTATACAAAACGCACAgcaacataaagaaaaaaaatgaaatgtttccaGAAATAGAatagaaatatcatatttctgctTCCTCATAGAATCATCAGTCGCATGCCTAATGGACAGTAATGTTTAATGTATGGTCTCTACATATGCATGAATTGTCTTTGacacaaaattaatttatttctgtcTTTCAAAGGATTGCACAAGTTGCATCTTCTTCAGTTTATCTGCAAATTCAGGTTGTGTGTGACAGTGGATTGTTCCTCTTTTTTCCTAACAATTTAGCAGTTATCAAATGAAGAGCTTTCAAAATATGTTGGTTGGATATTCTTTTTCCCATCAAGGGTTTGGTCAAACCCAACATGACATTTTCTAGATACGTGGCCCATGCGCATACTGGGAATGAATCTTCATTCATATTACTTTCTGAAGCAGTATCTCCATGGCTTCCTTCGGGTTTTCCATTTGGTAGTTTCGTCTTTGCAAAGTTTGTCCAACATGTCCACTCCAGCCTTTGTTAGATAATTGAATTCAGAAACATTTGGTTTGCTCGAGTCATCACTTATTGTTCCATTTTTGTGCATTGTTGACATTAGGATAACTTTATTTGTTCTTTTTAAAGATGAAAGAAACTAACTTTTTCTTGTTGTGATAGACAAACTTTACAGTCCCAGTTGCGGCTGTTGATAACATGGATGGTGGTATATCATGCTTATTTTTATATAGTATATCAGCTAATGGAAGTTTCCTCTCAGTCAGTTTCTCTGCCAACTTATGTGAAGTGAACCAAATATTGGAGTTATTGGTTGTTGACTTTTGATTGCTCCCTGTCACTGAGTCAGCAAGTCTTAGAACATACTGAGTTGGTATGAATGATTCATCCTTCTTGTTTGTTCTTTTTCAATATATGCAATGTCTGAAATGCAATAGAACATTGTGGTgtcacacaatgaaattatttttagacCATACTTATCAGGTGTTGATGGTATTAACACTCTGAAGGGACATCAAGCATGGAAACTTACTAATGTTTCATCCATCATCAGATACACTGGTGATTAATAATACTGCAAATAAAATCCAATTTTTATTGACGTTAAACAACTTAGTGTTGTAATAGACAGCGTCAAAAAATACAAGGATAGGTTCcaaaacacaatacaatacatacatacaggTTTTTTTAAGGTACCAATTAGTttctaaaaaatatacagaaaagaaaagtATTTACAGTTATACATCTCCTTGGATCAAATTTTTCACAGAATATGATACCGCCTATATTTCCACTACATGCTATAATCGTCATTCATTCTGGAGGtgtctcaagttttcttcgaattcCAGAATGTTGTAGTTTGTATTCAGAATCAgccatttttttagtttcttccctAGTTGCTGTACTGGCATTTCCCTCAGTGTTATAGGCAGTTTTGGGTTTTCTTTAGCCTTACCTGGGACGTGTCAATGtaatgtagagcacttgcccgcaaaaggcaaaggtcccgagttcgagtctcggtcgggcacacagttttaatctgccaggaagtttcaatgtaatgtttatttcttgtgttgtgtgaATGTACCTCCCCCCTTACTGTGAAGTTACTCTGATTTTCTTTGATGTCTGTCAGACAGTGGTATATGAATATTGCAGAGAGAGTCATTATTTTCAGCTTCCTGAATACTGGTCTGCATGAGTCATTGTCGGGTAAGCCCTTTATACCCCTAACTGCCCTCTTCTGCCCCTTAAAAACTTGCTGAGCCCCTGAAGAGTTTCCCCAAAGTATTATTCCATAGACCAGGTGCAAGTGTAAAAAGGCATAGTATGCCTCTAACATTTGGCTCTTACTGACACAAGTCCTAAGTTTGCACAATAAAAAAATTGCTCTGGACAGTTTCTTGCATAGTTGTTACATATGTTCGCCCCAGTTCAAATTCGGGTTGAAATAAACTCCTAGCAGTTTGACAGATGTATCTGCCGTCCCTTCTGGTTTCAACTTactcaaatgaaaatatattgtctctgttttattgCCATTTAAGACCAATTTATTGCTTTGCAACCATGTGGTGGAGTTTTCTACCATGTCTGTATTTTTGTCCTGTAAAGTTTCCAGATTTCCGTCTGATGTTATTAAGGTGACGTCATCAGCATATAGAATTGATTTGTCTGGCAAGTTATGTgggaggtcattgatatacactagAAAGAGAAATGGGCCAATTACTGATCCTTGAATAACTCCGGTTTCAATTTTGAGCATGTCTGATAGTTGGTTCTCTATTACGACCATTTGTTGTCTGTTATCAAGGTACGATTTTATTAGTGATAACTGTGAGCCCTTTATTCCGTATAGTTTTAACTTAGGAAATAAGATCTCATGGGAAATAGTGTCGAAAGCCTTACTGAGGTCTAAGAGTGTAATACAAGTATTAAATGTAGCTCGAAATTGGTAACAATCTCGTTGATGATATTGTCTACAGCTTTAATGGTTGATTTACctgtcctaaatccaaactgagcaTTGTTAAATAAATTGTTCGTTTCAAAGTACTTCAATAGTAGTGTTTTCATGCAATATTCAATGACTTTTGATAAAATAAGGACAGtcgaaactggtctgtagttattTGGACAGTCTCTGTCCCCTTTCTTTTTATTGGAACCGTGATAGTCATTTTTAAACTACCTGGAAAGATTCCTTACTCAAGGATGCAATTTATGAGATAAGTTAACGTTAACAATATTGTGTCTGAGATTTGTTTCAATATCGCATTAGAGAAACCGTAATAATCCTCGGTTTTGGAGTTACTCAATTTTGCAATTATTTTAGACACATCTCTAGGGGTGACTTGTTTCAACTAAAATTTAATCCCCTAGCTCTACCTGCAGTATAGTTGCTCACTCTATATTTATGTGTTAACTTGAGATTGTCAGTGGGTGTAGTGTTTTTAACACTATTTACAAAGAACTCATTAAGTATGTTGGGTGCAATAGACACtgattcctttctttcttttcttcctagTTCTTTATTTATAACTGCCCGGGCAGCTTTACACTTATTTTTagaattattgataaaattttcaTTGGCTCTTATCTTGGCTGCTTTTATTTCCCTTCTATAGACTTGTTTTGCCCTGGTATACCTATCTTTATCTGCCTggtttccctgtttttttttttttttttaaaaaaaatgaaggatGATTGTAACCTTCCTAAGGGCTGCAAGTTCTGGAGTGAACTATTTGCAGCTCTGTTTCCTTTTCAAGTTATTTtggttatttagtacctttgtTATCTTTGGCCAGTATTTATTAATATTAAAACTAAGTGTTGATAAAAAGTTTGTAAAGGCCTCATTTACattcttacagtttaaaactttaTTCTCCCAGTCCATCTCCCTTAAAATGAATCTGTTTTTCTATGTTCCTTTCCCCTAACATTCTGAACGTTTTCTGTTCCCTTTTATAATGCACGGTTCTTGTCATTGGAAATTTAATCCAGATTCCACTGTGGTCAGAGATGAGTGGATCTTCAACTCCGTATGAAAATGAATTTCTAATCCATGTTGGTGAGAATATTATCTAGGCAAGACtgctttcttgttggttgatcattaATCAGATAGAAGTTGTTTTATCTTAAAATATTACATAATTGGGTCTTAGCATTTGACGGGATTAAGACATCAATATTAATATCCCCTAGATAAATTATATTGAAATTCTTGTATTTCAGTAGATGCTGTGTCAGTTGTTCCCAGTGGGGTTATAAATTTATTTGTCTGTGTCTGGGGTTCGGTAGAGTGAGATCAGAATCAGCTTAATTTCTGAGAAAAGAACACCTGCTACTTCAAATGACTGTGCTAAGCAGAAAGTTCCTAGATTCAATAACTGATGGTCTAGATGattattgtaactcttcaggctttcccggcgatctaatgacatcttgggttgtcgggtgttctgccggatatcagcgtcgtacttgcacgatattttggtcacgtagctcgtgaccttcatcaggtgcgacctgaggctgctcctcgagtggacctggtccagtatttatgcctatggccttccccctcctccaacggctgcaggcgcttcctctgtggtccgcgcccattccctgcgacctgctggagcgttgctgctccgttttccgtccgctgcggttataggtgttccctctgcggtccgcgcccaccagtcccactggCTGGGTGTTATTACTTCTTAGAAAAATTGAGACACTTCCATGACCAAGTCTCTGTCTGTAAAAACCTGTTTTTAATTCAAACCCAGATGGAACATAGAGAATTCCTTCAACCTCTGAGAGCCAGTGCTCATTAATACATAGAATATCAGATGGAAAATCTTCCAGAAAATTCTCTAGCTCATATATTTTGTTTCTCAGACACTGTACATTGATATGAAGAACACTTAAAATATCCTTCTCAGTATAAAAGTTCCCTAATTTCTGCTTGTATTCCCGAGTATTATGTGCTAGGGACCTTGTTTTACAATTACTTTGTAAAGCATTCTCAGTGCAGTTGTTATGGGTACATATTTCTAATCTAAAAAAGTATTACTTTCCTGACTGACTGAGCTTGAATAATGTTCTAATGGCAACCTATTACTAACATCTTTATACTTAGACAGtacaattttacaaatttcatCACTCAGTAATCTTTTTCCTGGCTAATTTAAATGAAGTCCATGTCTGGTGTGCCTTTCCCTTTCAAGATTAGAAATATCAACAACTTGAACACAATGACTTAACAGAGTGTCCCGTATTTCCTGAAATGCAGCAAATTTGTCGTTAGCCGTTCTCGAGTCCCTAGTACTTTAATCATCAAATCTCAAATTTTATAGAAGGAATGTAACTCTTTTCTGCTATTTAGCACAATGGAAGATTGGTGCTCCATACTCCTCGGAAAAAATATCATTTCAGCATAAGCCAGAATCTTTCAAGACACCCCTCATGAACAAGAAACCAATGAAAGCCTTTATCTCAGTTACATTTGTTGAATGTAAAAATGAATTGATGGGGTCACTATATTTGAGCTTTGGGTAttctattttgttattattatgatgaacaatgttttctaTCATTTCATCAATCATAAAACCTCAAAATAAAGTAATCCTTTGTGCCTTCTCTTCAGGTCCAGGCAGGTGACTAATCACATTTGAATTAAGAGTTCCCATGAATATTTTGTATGTAAAGGCTTGTCAGTCCAGATTGTTTGCTCGTCCATTCCTAACCCAAAATTTCTGTTTTCGGTTCCTTCTTCACTCCTGTGCCTCTAACCCACATCATCAAAGTGAAAAACGTCATTTTCTATATCACTGTTCCTGACTTCCATTTTGAGACTCTGATGGACTCTTCCAGGTCAGGATCACCATCCTCTTGGTATGAAGGATCCTCCCAGTGACATAACTCAGCTAAAATAGCTTTAGGTGTGTGTAACAGTTGTTTCCAAGCCATTTTCATATCAAAACTACAAAAAAGGTTTGTAGTAAAATTAGTAACATTAGTGGTACTGTTGGGTTGGATATGACCCAGAATACATGTAGCAAGCCAAGACCACTTGTGCAATAATTACAGTCACTCCAATTGCCATCGCATGACTGGCTAGTAGGGTTCCTGACTGGCTGGACTGCCTGCACCAATATGGTAGAGCAGTGTAGAGGTATCAGATCTGATGTGCACCATACCATTTGAGGGTTAAGTACACACAAACTGTGCAGCACTGGTTACAGAAAATATTGTTAATGTAATAACTTTAGGTGATTCTCTTTATTATTTTCCTTGCTTGTTGTTCTTAAACTGGTTGCTTTTATTTACTGGAAGTGAagcttttctttattattagttcTCATTGACTGCCAATAACctctaaagttataaaattataaggaaataattttttcctGCTAAGttggcgtctctctctctctctctctctctctctctctctctctctttgtaaaaTGCAGTATGTATGTTTCAGATGATATCAGTTGTGAAGAAATGGCTGATGTGTTATCAGAAGTCATGGattcattatttcaaacagtgtgTGAGGATAACTCACCTGACGAGGTTGGTGCTCTACTCTGGAGGTTCTATCAACATCACAGAGTAGGAGAGACTGACAAGATAAAGGAAATGCTGAGTAAATTACCACCTTGTCAGCTTTGGCTGTGTAAAAAATTAGACACTTCTGCTCCTGTTAAGGTAAACCTACTTGCAGTGTTCTTCTTCTGCATGGTTGTCAGAGTTCAAAACATATTAATGCAAATGAAACTGTCATTCTGCTTTGAAGTTCGTGCCAATATGAACCTTTGTGATAGctgaaaactatgtgccagaccaggACACTTTAATAAATATTTGCCATTCAGAAGGCAGAAATCTTGAATTGAAAgatctggcactcagttttaatctctcTGGAGGGTTCAGTTTCTTACCTCTACAAAGTATTAATGTTTGGATcataatttaaattatatttttggtAGAGTGTTGAATTTTCAAATCTAGATATGTTGTAATGAGACAGTAAATGAAATTAACAAATGATACTACTGTGTTTTTAAAGTGTGTATACTAGTAActtaattatttgttttgtttacttaaAAATGTGGaagtgtgtgtttgggtgtctTTGTTGTTGTGTGTATGAATATGCGTATCTTCAACAGCAAAAGTTCAAGAGCTTGAAAACTAGTGTAAGTCCTGTTTTCTGTTAAGTCCTTCTGGGCACTGCGCATCAGTCCAATTTAGTGAATGGTTGCTTTTCCCTCAGTTTACGTAAAAGTAGTAATATGTGCAAACTTATCATAGGGCCCAATTCTTAAGGCTATAACCTAATGGGGTGGATAGTGTTTAGTATTATTAAGCATTATAGTTGTATAGGTCACCACTACTTCTTCTGTCTCATTTTCAAAAACTGCAAGTGTAATGTGACAGTGGCTTGCAGAGGTGGTCATTTTCTGCAGTTCCGTTTTGCAAGCGTATAGTAACTGATTATAGTGATGTCATGTATTTTATGCTATACAGTGATCAGCAGTGTGCAAATAATGTTAATCTAATTGGGGCAACAGAAATAGGCACAAAACAAAGTTGCCACAACCATATGATTTTGGAACGAGACCTTCCTCCCTCAGTTGAAAAAGAGAGAATGTACAACTAAAAGATTCTGTACAAATATTGTCTAGTACAAAGATCAAGATCagttttttaaattacattatgTGAGAAGGTAAGTGGATCATTGTTTATTAATATACCAAACATGCGATTGTATTAATGAACATTGCTCCACCTAGCTTCTGCCATGACTGAATTAAAAAACATTAATCCACTTATTGAAAGTGGCAGGTTTTGCTGGCCATCCTGGTGGTTTCATCCACACGAACATTTGACTGTTAAAGAGTCATTTCACCAAcacatttgatacatttttgtGCCTCTGCAATTAATCCACGAGACATGCACCAACACAGAATGTCACCATTCAGAATAAATCACTTAAATTAGTTGACTTCGTAGCACTTACTGCCATAATGACAAAGTATTTCTCTTGAAACTTGCTAATACCCTTAAAAAACAGCAAGAAGACAATAGTTTCAATTTTGGCACTAGAAATAAGATGCCTCTCTTCTCACCTCTCATCGGTTACATCAAAGAATCAACTCACTGGCTATGCAAAACTGTTGCATTGCCAACCTACGAGCAGCAGATAAGCACTGCCATAACTGCCTCTGGCCCTGATATAGGCTTTTAGTGTGACATTTTTCCCAACACTGGATGACTAGGCAGAGACCTTAGACTCTAGAagcctgcattttggctgttcaggaaatgtTACACCTCCAAAATCATCTTGTTTGGCTCAAAATGTCTTCCTCATAATGGTTTCTTCATCCAAGGATAGAGGAAGAAGTTAGAGGGTGCCACGTTAGAATATGGGGCTGGgacaaaatttgatagcccaaagaaacAATGTGTATGACTGTCCCGTGCATGCTACCCGTTACACTCACCAACCCATGTAACCTTGGCAGGAGATTTCAGTAAAATATGGTCTTGTGATGCTTTGCCCACTatgagcataatctgttagcactaCACTGTGGTAATCCCAAAAACTTGGCTACATCTTACTTGATGATAGTTGGGGCCTTGCATTTTTGTTGGTGGTATATTTACCATATTTCCACTGGTTGCTATGTTCCTTTACCTTGGGTTCATTGTGCTACACTCAGCACTCATCCATGATGATGGGTCAACTGAAGAAGTGCAATTGGTATGACAAAGTTTCAAAATTTCTGCTGCTGTCTAGGTTTGACAGGCTTTTTCTTGAATGTGAGCAGTCAGTACAGCCAAGGGATCAATGTGAGTtaactgtcatgctcctcaaatcaaTGTAGCATATTTGTTGGTGGCCTTGTGATATGGgcagttaccctgctggaagatggcatcacctttggggaagacatcaaacatgaatggatgcaagttgtCTGCAATCGTGTCATGTAGTCCGCATCTGTTGTAGTACCTTCGATTCCTACCAGAGGATGGTGGGCACACAATGATGTGGTTACATTAAACAATGATATTACACaggtctgaagaagaaaaaaaaaaaaaaaattgtcagctgCATGAGATAAtgagatatttttactgaattaCATGTTTTAGAATGTGCTGATTTCAGAAGTGATGTCTATTTTTTCCTGTCACATAAGGTTTTTTTGCaaattcaaacacaaaaaattggtaaaagcactcatttattcaaaattatcaaacataatatttttttttacaaccaatgaaacattattttgagacataTAGTAACAATATTATACTTATTCATGTATTTTatgaaaccttttcttcttttccttgatacTTCGCCAAGTCCTTTTCTGATTTCCATCTGTAGTTTCCTGGTTAAGCATCCAACAGTGGTTAGCAAGCATGGTGACATCCCATCTTCCTTGGTACCGTCTTTCGATATCACGGACATCTTGGTGAAACCGCTCTCCCTGTTCTTCACTGTAAGCTCCCGGGTTTTCAGGAAAACTGTCTATGTGGGAGTGTAAAAAGAATAGACCTTCAAGCTCATCTTGCAGCCTTGAGCTTTGTATGCTGCAAGCATCCGTTGAACAATGGTTTTGTAATCAGGATCCTTAGTATTTCCCAAAAACTTTCGCACTACATCCTTGAATGATACCAAAGCTTCTTTTTTCTTCTCATTCATACTTTCCACAAAGAGGGTGTTGGTTAAAAGTTTTATGTCGAGGCCAGTGAAAACTCCCTTTGCCAACTTTGCTTCTGACAGCTTCGAGAATTTTGTACATAGATATTTAAAACAATCCCCATCCTTTTGCAgtgattttacaaattgtttcatcaacccCAATTTGATATGGAGATGGGGCAACAAAACCTTTTCTGGTGATACAAAAGTAGTACTGATAACATTTTTCTCTCTCCAGGTTTTAAAGTTTCTCGGGGTGGCCAGTCACTCTTAGTCCCGTGCTGTTCTCTGGCTCTACTATCCCACAAGCATAAGAAACATGGGTATTTAGTATAGCCTGCCTTGTTGACCCAAAAGCATCATGAGtattttgaagtccccacaaaccatccattgatggtcttgatatttgatttttttctgAGGATAATGGCCAAATTGTTATAGTTTTTGTCCATATGCACAGAATGTTCCATCGGAAGCAATGCAGATATATTTCCATTGTGCAATAGTACTATTTTAAGACTAGTTTTGGATGACTCAATGAATAGGCACCATTCAGATACTTCATACTGCAAATTGAAGCAATGCATGAGTCCTTTCACATCATtgcaaaaaactaaatttccttcttttgagaaaaactgggaaaattatttttctcggtgTCTGTACCATGAAAATGAGGTGTCAGATGATAtaaggtttttattttttagtcTGGAACCTAACAGTTCAGCTGCGTcttttgaaagacctaagtctCTTACTAGATCATTGAGCTCACTTTGAAAAAATAGTTGAGGCCTTTCATTTttgtctgaagaagaaaaatctgaGCTTGATTCACCCTGAGGAGGTAAT contains these protein-coding regions:
- the LOC124798586 gene encoding uncharacterized protein LOC124798586 isoform X1 gives rise to the protein MKHTAAVRLKDALRNVKFFDVSFYLQLAVEHGMGTRETAQSLVDYVIETFVANDDISCEEMADVLSEVMDSLFQTVCEDNSPDEVGALLWRFYQHHRVGETDKIKEMLSKLPPCQLWLCKKLDTSAPVKMRNLQPLPEAMDAEESEWTEVKSRRSKRTLNSAADEIDNSASHMGDVIGVSGDQDEMCT
- the LOC124798586 gene encoding uncharacterized protein LOC124798586 isoform X2 → MESDIFRSAVTSVLNNWTALQLAVEHGMGTRETAQSLVDYVIETFVANDDISCEEMADVLSEVMDSLFQTVCEDNSPDEVGALLWRFYQHHRVGETDKIKEMLSKLPPCQLWLCKKLDTSAPVKMRNLQPLPEAMDAEESEWTEVKSRRSKRTLNSAADEIDNSASHMGDVIGVSGDQDEMCT